A single genomic interval of Hyphomicrobium methylovorum harbors:
- a CDS encoding lysozyme produces MLDSNYLDAIKKFEGYASKATWDYAQHSNGYGTRAAFPGEVIDKAEAERRFAGEIRKAAEFVESVAPDLDSGSKAALTSLTYNAGRTWATSGLGDAIASGDMDKARSLFLQYNKAGGSTLDGLVQRRLQEVAWFGEGQQAAAPFTTAMAEQPSAVSAASTTKSVEAPTAGAVVPPEPSVAQRAVANQAPMAGSLLAPEDQAASRAFSRAAGDPVLMSLLEQLGKAHAARKEPDAERQRDTKQTAV; encoded by the coding sequence ATGCTGGATTCAAATTATCTCGACGCTATCAAGAAATTCGAAGGCTACGCCTCCAAAGCGACCTGGGATTACGCCCAGCACAGCAATGGGTATGGCACGCGAGCGGCCTTTCCCGGCGAAGTGATCGACAAGGCGGAGGCGGAGCGCCGGTTTGCCGGAGAAATTCGCAAGGCCGCTGAGTTCGTCGAATCCGTTGCCCCCGATCTCGATTCCGGCAGCAAGGCCGCGCTGACCTCGTTGACCTACAACGCTGGCCGGACGTGGGCGACGAGCGGCCTCGGCGATGCAATCGCGAGTGGCGACATGGACAAGGCGCGGTCCTTGTTCCTGCAATATAATAAGGCGGGCGGCTCGACACTCGATGGCCTCGTTCAACGCAGGCTTCAGGAAGTCGCTTGGTTCGGTGAAGGTCAGCAAGCGGCGGCGCCGTTCACCACCGCCATGGCCGAACAACCATCAGCCGTGTCTGCGGCATCGACGACGAAGTCTGTCGAAGCGCCGACTGCTGGCGCAGTCGTTCCACCCGAACCTTCCGTCGCACAGCGCGCCGTCGCAAATCAGGCGCCGATGGCAGGCTCGCTATTGGCGCCGGAAGATCAGGCTGCATCACGCGCGTTCTCGCGAGCTGCAGGTGATCCGGTTCTCATGTCGTTGTTGGAGCAGCTCGGCAAAGCACACGCCGCGCGTAAAGAGCCCGACGCCGAGCGCCAGCGCGATACGAAGCAGACGGCCGTCTGA